In a genomic window of Dyadobacter fermentans DSM 18053:
- a CDS encoding FecR family protein produces the protein MERTISKYTLFEYLAGRANPLERQLVEDWIVQKQNSDTFHQWLLEYETKSPQFVPDRDAALANLLHRIDSTLDEVTAEEGEDEADEADRQPSWIARRSNRFWLVAASVTALVSCGWWFREPLQYKTYQTAYGQTTDVYLEDGSRVALNSNSRLQVPRLGFWGDVRTVALEGEAEFSVSHTIDNKRFVVRTSEKFQVEVLGTTFSVFARQRGTKVALKSGSVRIDYSQNDQRREVMMEPGDLAILDQEGAVQLEKQQDVKAFAPWTEQRYVFNGTPVKEILAMIEENFGQKVSLSDSNIAQRSITGNFKTRNAEELLKTVSEVLDLRVEQNGASILLTNH, from the coding sequence ATGGAAAGAACTATATCGAAGTATACGCTTTTCGAGTACCTGGCCGGACGCGCCAATCCGCTCGAAAGGCAACTCGTGGAAGATTGGATCGTCCAGAAGCAGAATTCCGACACGTTTCATCAATGGCTGCTGGAATATGAAACGAAATCGCCGCAATTCGTTCCCGACCGGGACGCGGCGCTGGCCAACCTGCTCCACCGGATCGACTCTACCCTGGATGAGGTAACCGCCGAAGAAGGGGAGGACGAAGCCGACGAGGCAGACCGGCAACCCTCGTGGATCGCGCGCCGCAGTAATCGTTTCTGGCTTGTAGCAGCATCTGTAACCGCGCTGGTGAGCTGCGGGTGGTGGTTTCGCGAGCCATTGCAGTACAAAACGTATCAAACAGCCTACGGCCAGACTACCGACGTGTACCTCGAAGATGGAAGCCGAGTAGCATTGAACTCGAATTCCAGGCTGCAAGTGCCCCGACTGGGTTTCTGGGGCGATGTGCGGACGGTCGCATTGGAGGGTGAGGCCGAGTTTTCGGTGAGCCATACCATTGACAACAAGCGGTTTGTGGTGCGAACGTCCGAAAAATTCCAGGTAGAAGTGCTCGGCACCACATTCTCGGTGTTTGCCCGGCAAAGGGGTACGAAAGTAGCATTGAAGTCCGGCAGCGTGCGCATTGATTACTCACAAAACGACCAGCGCAGGGAGGTGATGATGGAGCCCGGCGACCTCGCGATCCTGGATCAGGAAGGGGCGGTGCAGCTCGAAAAACAGCAGGATGTCAAAGCATTCGCTCCGTGGACGGAGCAGCGCTATGTGTTCAACGGAACACCGGTGAAGGAGATACTGGCGATGATCGAAGAGAATTTCGGGCAAAAAGTGAGCCTTTCCGATTCGAATATCGCCCAGCGGTCTATCACCGGCAATTTCAAGACCAGAAACGCGGAGGAGCTTTTGAAAACGGTCTCGGAGGTGCTTGATCTCAGGGTCGAGCAAAACGGCGCTTCAATTCTTTTAACGAACCATTAA
- a CDS encoding gluconate 2-dehydrogenase subunit 3 family protein, whose amino-acid sequence MERRGALKSMAVAMGAMAGLPAWASGWNKSAVAKSGLLAADQSKNLAMIVETIIPKTDTPGAGELGVGDFVQKMVKDCYDAKAQASLASGISNIDEQSVQRFGKSFTDASKEQRLQILSDIEKGSDTAQKGFFSMVKNLTIQGYMTSEYVMTNITHYEMIPARYHGCVPVKKG is encoded by the coding sequence ATGGAAAGACGGGGAGCGCTTAAAAGTATGGCAGTGGCCATGGGCGCCATGGCGGGTTTGCCTGCGTGGGCATCCGGTTGGAACAAAAGTGCGGTGGCGAAAAGCGGGTTGCTGGCGGCAGATCAATCCAAAAATCTTGCAATGATCGTCGAAACCATTATTCCCAAGACTGACACGCCGGGAGCGGGTGAGCTGGGCGTGGGTGATTTTGTACAAAAAATGGTGAAGGACTGCTACGACGCCAAAGCGCAGGCCAGCCTCGCCAGCGGCATTTCGAACATCGACGAACAAAGCGTTCAGCGGTTCGGGAAGTCGTTTACCGACGCCAGCAAGGAGCAGCGCCTGCAAATCCTCTCCGACATTGAAAAGGGCAGCGATACCGCCCAGAAGGGCTTTTTCAGCATGGTCAAAAACCTGACGATCCAGGGCTACATGACTTCCGAATACGTGATGACCAACATTACCCACTACGAAATGATCCCCGCCCGCTACCATGGGTGTGTACCTGTTAAAAAGGGATGA
- a CDS encoding MFS transporter, with protein sequence MSSVTATRSDASYLFSAPVIVAALGYFVDIYDLLLFGIVRLPSLAALGLSEADISVTGASILNWQMTGLLLGGILWGVLGDKKGRLSVLFGSIITYSLANIACGFVQDVTVYKLLRFIAGIGLAGELGAGITLVSEILPKHLRAIGTSLVAGIGLLGAVVAYFTVEYFDWRYAYFIGGGLGISLLLLRIGVFESGIFKDIKDQKHVEKGNFFALFTNKDRLQRYLKCIGIGLPTWFVIGILATFSNEFGKALGIEEPIKPGLSIMWCYVGLSIGDLCSGFISHWLESRKKAVFYLMIFTFVFSVVYLFAGIQSASLFYTVAALLGFGIGYWAMFVTIGAEQFGTNLRATAATTVPNMVRGTVVGMTTLFATFKDSFSVIQAGALVGVICFAIGIFCILTIPETHGRDLDFLEE encoded by the coding sequence ATGTCATCCGTCACAGCAACGCGCTCAGACGCCTCTTACCTTTTCAGTGCTCCCGTTATAGTCGCTGCCCTTGGTTATTTCGTAGATATTTATGATTTGCTCCTTTTCGGGATCGTCCGGCTGCCTAGCCTGGCTGCGCTCGGGCTTTCCGAGGCGGATATTTCGGTCACGGGCGCCAGCATCCTCAACTGGCAAATGACCGGGCTTTTGCTAGGCGGTATTCTCTGGGGTGTTCTGGGGGATAAAAAAGGCCGTCTTTCGGTGCTTTTCGGCTCCATTATCACTTACTCGCTGGCCAATATCGCCTGCGGCTTTGTGCAGGATGTGACGGTTTACAAACTGCTCCGTTTCATCGCGGGCATTGGTCTGGCGGGAGAGCTGGGGGCGGGGATCACGCTGGTTTCCGAAATCCTTCCCAAGCACCTGCGTGCCATCGGTACTTCGCTGGTGGCCGGCATTGGTTTGCTAGGGGCGGTAGTGGCCTATTTTACGGTCGAGTATTTCGATTGGCGCTATGCCTATTTCATCGGCGGCGGCCTGGGTATTTCACTGCTTTTGCTGCGGATCGGTGTTTTCGAATCGGGGATTTTTAAGGATATTAAAGATCAGAAACACGTCGAAAAAGGCAACTTTTTTGCATTGTTTACCAACAAAGACCGCCTCCAAAGATACCTGAAATGCATTGGCATCGGCCTGCCTACCTGGTTTGTGATCGGTATTCTGGCCACATTCAGTAACGAGTTTGGAAAAGCGTTGGGCATTGAGGAGCCGATCAAGCCGGGACTGTCCATCATGTGGTGCTATGTGGGCCTTTCGATAGGCGACCTTTGCAGCGGGTTCATCAGCCATTGGCTCGAATCGCGCAAGAAGGCGGTTTTTTACCTCATGATCTTCACCTTTGTTTTCAGTGTCGTTTACCTGTTCGCCGGCATTCAATCGGCCTCGTTATTTTATACCGTAGCCGCATTGCTGGGCTTCGGCATTGGTTACTGGGCCATGTTCGTGACCATCGGGGCGGAGCAGTTCGGTACCAACCTGCGTGCTACGGCCGCTACCACCGTGCCCAATATGGTCCGTGGAACGGTTGTCGGAATGACTACATTATTTGCTACTTTTAAAGACTCGTTCTCAGTCATTCAGGCAGGAGCGCTGGTAGGTGTGATTTGCTTTGCGATAGGCATTTTCTGCATTCTCACCATTCCCGAAACCCACGGTCGTGATCTGGACTTTCTGGAAGAGTGA
- a CDS encoding RNA polymerase sigma-70 factor: MHDPLLNPEPKRPGPFVSPAHDGKAAVSEIDSATFLKSAFEQNPGKGLELLFKRYYNPLCSHAVRFVYSKQIAEDLVSEVFFQFYRTKAYENITTSYTSYLFRSVRNECYTYMRREFGKTDSLEMNEEHSISTYHQQPDAEIHYNNLFLKVNEVIARLPMQCQKVFLLSRFENKKYHEIADELHISPKTVEVHISKALKHLRLALNGEWMLPLCLTILNSL, encoded by the coding sequence ATGCACGATCCTTTGCTCAACCCGGAACCGAAGCGCCCAGGGCCATTTGTGTCACCCGCACACGATGGCAAGGCCGCCGTAAGCGAAATTGATTCTGCGACCTTTCTGAAATCGGCTTTTGAACAAAATCCGGGAAAGGGCCTGGAATTGTTGTTTAAGCGGTACTATAACCCGCTTTGCAGCCATGCGGTGCGATTTGTGTATTCCAAACAGATTGCCGAAGACCTGGTAAGCGAGGTGTTCTTCCAGTTTTACCGGACGAAGGCTTATGAGAATATCACCACATCGTACACCAGCTATTTGTTCCGTTCCGTGCGCAACGAATGCTATACGTATATGCGCAGAGAGTTCGGGAAGACGGATTCGCTCGAAATGAACGAGGAGCATTCGATTTCGACCTACCATCAGCAGCCTGATGCCGAAATCCATTACAACAACCTTTTCCTGAAAGTAAACGAAGTGATCGCGCGGCTCCCGATGCAATGCCAGAAGGTGTTCCTGCTCAGCCGTTTCGAGAACAAAAAATACCACGAGATCGCGGATGAGCTGCACATTTCGCCCAAAACCGTGGAAGTGCACATTTCCAAGGCTTTGAAACACCTTCGCCTGGCATTGAACGGCGAATGGATGCTCCCGCTGTGCCTCACCATTTTGAATTCCCTCTAG
- a CDS encoding GMC oxidoreductase, translating to MANFNIDSKKARTYDAIVIGSGISGGWSAKELTERGLKTLVLERGRDVQHIKDYPTTNMMPWEFEHRERLPKEIADANPIAARCYNFKESSMHFFAKDNEHPYIQEKPFDWLRGYQVGGKSLLWARQTQRWSKYDFEGPARDQFAVEWPIGYDDIAPWYSHVEKFAGITGNKDGIDALPDGEFLPPHELNCVEKYFKEQVSKQYKDRHIIIGRAAHITEPQQIHLDQGRAKCQHRTICERGCPFGGYFSSNSSTIPWAAKTGNMTLRPHSVVHSIIYDDKKQKASGVRVIDANTKQMIEFYADIIFLNAAALNSNLVLLNSTSSRFPNGLGNDSGLLGKYIAFHNYRATVSGQYEGFLDSTTDGKRPNGGYIPRFRNVYKQETDFLRGYAAGFSAYRMTSNDRDGLGESLKAGLHETKYGNWGVGSHMMGETIPKESNYVALDQNEKDPFGMPKLRISVDYDDNDEKMIKDYMEQVSEMFTKAGFTNVRTNDNHRNPGNDIHEMGGVRMGKDPKTSLLNKWNQLHHCKNVFVTDGASMTSTATQNPSLTYMALSARAVDYAVKQRKAKNL from the coding sequence ATGGCAAATTTTAATATTGATAGTAAAAAAGCCCGCACTTACGATGCCATTGTGATTGGCTCGGGGATCAGCGGCGGTTGGTCGGCTAAGGAGCTGACCGAAAGAGGACTGAAAACCCTCGTACTCGAACGCGGCCGGGACGTGCAGCACATCAAGGATTACCCTACCACGAACATGATGCCGTGGGAGTTTGAGCACCGCGAGCGCCTTCCCAAGGAAATCGCCGATGCGAACCCGATTGCGGCTCGCTGCTATAACTTCAAGGAATCGTCGATGCACTTCTTCGCGAAGGATAATGAGCATCCGTACATTCAGGAAAAGCCTTTCGACTGGCTTCGCGGTTACCAGGTAGGCGGCAAGTCGCTGCTTTGGGCGCGGCAAACGCAGCGTTGGAGTAAGTACGATTTCGAAGGCCCCGCGCGTGACCAATTCGCCGTGGAATGGCCGATCGGGTACGACGACATTGCGCCCTGGTACAGCCACGTGGAGAAATTCGCGGGCATTACCGGCAACAAGGACGGTATCGACGCATTGCCGGATGGCGAGTTCCTCCCGCCGCACGAGCTCAACTGCGTGGAGAAATATTTCAAAGAGCAGGTTTCGAAGCAATACAAGGACCGCCACATTATCATCGGGCGTGCCGCACATATCACCGAGCCGCAGCAGATCCACCTGGATCAGGGCCGCGCCAAATGCCAGCATCGCACCATTTGCGAGCGCGGATGCCCGTTTGGAGGCTATTTCAGCAGCAATTCCTCCACAATCCCCTGGGCAGCCAAAACGGGCAATATGACGCTCCGCCCGCATTCGGTGGTGCATTCGATTATTTACGACGACAAAAAGCAGAAAGCCTCGGGCGTGCGCGTGATCGATGCGAACACGAAGCAGATGATCGAGTTTTATGCAGACATTATTTTCCTGAACGCCGCCGCGCTGAACTCCAACCTCGTGCTGCTGAACTCCACGTCGAGCCGCTTCCCGAACGGCCTCGGCAACGACAGTGGCCTGCTGGGTAAATACATTGCATTCCATAACTACCGCGCTACGGTGTCGGGCCAGTACGAAGGCTTCCTCGATTCGACGACGGACGGCAAGCGCCCGAACGGAGGCTATATTCCGCGTTTCAGGAATGTTTACAAGCAGGAAACCGACTTTTTGCGCGGATATGCGGCCGGTTTCAGTGCTTACCGCATGACGTCCAACGACCGCGACGGCCTCGGCGAATCGCTGAAAGCAGGTTTGCACGAAACGAAGTATGGCAACTGGGGCGTAGGTTCGCACATGATGGGCGAAACGATCCCGAAAGAGAGCAACTATGTGGCCCTCGATCAAAATGAAAAAGATCCGTTTGGAATGCCCAAACTGAGAATCTCGGTCGATTACGACGATAACGACGAGAAGATGATCAAGGATTATATGGAGCAGGTGAGCGAGATGTTCACCAAAGCGGGCTTCACCAATGTGAGAACAAACGACAACCACCGTAATCCAGGCAACGATATCCACGAAATGGGCGGCGTGCGCATGGGGAAAGACCCCAAAACGTCGTTGCTCAACAAATGGAACCAGCTGCATCATTGCAAAAACGTGTTTGTAACCGACGGCGCGAGCATGACTTCCACCGCTACACAAAATCCTTCACTGACTTATATGGCCCTCTCGGCCCGGGCCGTGGACTATGCGGTAAAACAACGCAAAGCGAAGAATTTGTAA
- a CDS encoding SusC/RagA family TonB-linked outer membrane protein — MNLTLSAKQWVAIGIVLMTQSSRVVHSQVIAFASVPSRQHMSIGQEMKLKNVLLDLQRHYGVEIIFEDRLVGSVNVASSNLDFNQPIEKNLDQLLRQNGLKYKKTRKNTFVITEGKGKEALPGKDNREEALALPEQALNQENLTAQASAGQEAVDRTIKGNVTDEGGAGLPGVSVVLKGTQRGTSTGASGEFSLEIPDGGQPVLVFSFVGYKSQEVTVGNQSAVNVTMAPDENALEEVVVVGYGTVKKSDLTGAVGTLKAEVLQERPASSLNQGLSGRITGVNVSSNSGRPGGRANIRIRGASSISVSNNPLYVIDGVILNAVDLQNGSTPIDYLNPNDIASIEVLKDASSTAIYGARGANGVILVTTKRGTSGGGKVTYDTDFSIGVAPRKLPVLNSREFLQVEETLYANAAKYDPVGWATGTKYTDPKLKRTNPLLFDSNGNPLYDTDWQKEAFQKAFTQNHQLGFTGGNEKGSFGAFLNYRNEDGIIKESWQKRFSGRLVFDSQIKSWLKVGGTLGYTDQNEKQIDQLGGGGITAMRQVLEALPIIPVKYPDGRWASNRDYPGMEGGDSPLRVVNERLFYLKTQTMLGNMYANIRLADGLELRSTVGANVINQRNDYFAAAGLQYITSNGEAWVINNRYNSWQFENYLTYYKDFGKIHSINAMVGLSWQHVDRFDNQARAQNFTDTYFQYNNLSAGAIAIAPTSRAEAYGLNSYFARINYSLMNKYLVTFTGRMDGSSKFGDANRYAFFPSAAVAWRVNEEEFLKNSNSISNLKIRASYGATGNSEIPAYRALAGMASSDVIFGGTRNIGIGVGRMSNANLQWEKTQQVDLGIELGLFQNRVSFELDLYRRKVNEMLLDAPLPSSSGYTSIFTNIGSMENKGVEFAVNSTNIKAGDFSWNTTFNISVNKNKVLALSGGSDIFSGATVIRVGEPVGSFFGRVHQGIWSTSEAEEAKKYNMLPGDVKYADLNKDGAINDNDRAIIGKGIPDGFGTFLNTFSYKQWSLTVDLQYMYGNDVLDRSIHSAEDRQGIANSYKTVLNAWTETNQNTPIAQVRPINAYYTTNNDSHKVTDASFIRGRNLLLAYVFPTNVVSKLKLDRLRAYASIQNFFVATKYKGYDPEVSNSSSPFDQGLGLYDYPKPRVFMLGLNIGL, encoded by the coding sequence ATGAATCTAACGCTATCAGCCAAGCAATGGGTGGCGATCGGGATTGTGTTGATGACGCAATCCTCGCGGGTCGTGCATTCACAGGTCATTGCCTTTGCGTCGGTGCCTTCCAGGCAGCATATGTCCATCGGGCAGGAAATGAAGCTCAAAAACGTGCTCCTCGATCTGCAAAGACATTACGGGGTGGAAATTATCTTCGAAGACCGTCTGGTAGGTTCCGTCAATGTCGCTTCGAGCAACCTGGATTTTAACCAGCCAATTGAGAAAAACCTCGACCAGCTGCTGCGGCAGAACGGCCTGAAATATAAAAAGACCAGAAAGAATACATTCGTGATCACCGAGGGCAAAGGAAAGGAAGCCCTGCCGGGAAAGGATAACCGGGAAGAGGCGCTGGCGCTTCCCGAACAGGCGCTGAACCAGGAGAACCTGACGGCCCAGGCATCGGCGGGCCAGGAGGCGGTGGACCGGACGATCAAAGGGAATGTGACCGATGAGGGCGGCGCTGGCCTCCCCGGCGTGAGCGTGGTGTTGAAAGGCACGCAGCGCGGTACATCCACCGGCGCATCCGGGGAATTCAGCCTCGAAATCCCCGATGGCGGACAGCCGGTGCTGGTTTTCAGTTTTGTGGGATACAAATCGCAGGAGGTGACGGTGGGAAACCAGTCGGCCGTGAATGTGACCATGGCGCCGGACGAGAATGCATTGGAAGAAGTGGTGGTGGTAGGTTATGGTACGGTTAAAAAGTCCGATCTGACGGGCGCGGTAGGGACCCTCAAAGCGGAAGTTTTGCAGGAACGCCCGGCGTCGTCCCTCAACCAGGGGCTTTCGGGCCGCATTACAGGCGTGAACGTGTCGTCCAACTCGGGCCGGCCGGGTGGGCGCGCGAACATCCGCATTCGCGGGGCGAGCTCCATCAGCGTGTCCAACAACCCGCTTTACGTGATCGATGGCGTGATCCTGAATGCGGTTGACCTGCAAAACGGCAGTACGCCCATCGACTACCTCAACCCGAACGACATCGCGTCCATCGAGGTGTTGAAAGATGCTTCGTCAACGGCCATTTACGGTGCGCGCGGTGCAAACGGGGTAATCCTCGTAACAACCAAACGCGGTACATCGGGCGGCGGAAAGGTGACTTACGACACTGATTTCAGCATTGGTGTGGCTCCCCGCAAGCTGCCTGTTTTGAATTCGAGGGAATTTTTGCAGGTAGAAGAAACCCTTTATGCCAATGCAGCCAAATATGATCCCGTGGGCTGGGCTACCGGCACCAAATACACCGATCCCAAACTGAAACGGACCAATCCGCTGCTTTTCGACTCGAACGGCAACCCGCTTTACGACACCGACTGGCAGAAAGAAGCTTTCCAGAAGGCATTTACTCAAAATCACCAGCTGGGCTTTACCGGCGGCAACGAAAAAGGCAGCTTCGGGGCGTTCCTGAACTACCGCAACGAGGATGGTATCATCAAAGAATCGTGGCAAAAGCGCTTCTCAGGCCGTTTGGTGTTTGATTCCCAAATCAAAAGCTGGCTGAAAGTGGGCGGTACGCTGGGCTACACCGATCAGAACGAAAAGCAGATCGACCAGCTGGGCGGCGGTGGTATCACGGCCATGCGCCAGGTGCTGGAAGCGTTGCCGATCATCCCGGTGAAATATCCCGACGGAAGATGGGCCAGCAACCGCGATTACCCGGGAATGGAAGGCGGCGACAGCCCGCTGCGCGTGGTGAATGAGCGCCTTTTTTACCTCAAAACACAAACCATGCTGGGGAATATGTATGCCAATATCCGTCTTGCCGACGGTTTGGAACTGCGTTCGACGGTGGGTGCCAACGTGATCAACCAGCGTAACGACTATTTCGCGGCTGCCGGGTTGCAGTACATTACCAGCAATGGCGAGGCCTGGGTGATCAATAACCGCTATAATTCGTGGCAATTTGAAAACTACCTGACGTATTACAAAGACTTCGGCAAGATCCACTCGATCAATGCGATGGTCGGTTTGTCGTGGCAGCACGTCGATCGTTTCGATAACCAGGCACGCGCCCAGAACTTTACGGACACTTATTTCCAATACAATAACCTCTCCGCGGGGGCCATCGCCATAGCACCGACTTCCCGCGCCGAAGCGTACGGTTTGAACTCTTACTTCGCCAGGATCAATTACAGCCTGATGAATAAATACCTCGTAACGTTTACAGGCCGTATGGATGGCTCGTCCAAGTTTGGTGATGCCAACCGGTATGCATTCTTCCCGTCGGCGGCAGTGGCCTGGCGTGTGAATGAGGAAGAGTTTCTCAAAAACTCGAACTCGATCTCCAACCTGAAAATCCGCGCGAGCTACGGTGCTACCGGTAACTCTGAAATCCCCGCCTACCGCGCGCTTGCCGGTATGGCCAGCTCGGATGTCATTTTTGGCGGCACGCGTAATATCGGTATCGGCGTAGGCCGGATGTCGAATGCGAACCTGCAATGGGAAAAAACACAGCAAGTGGATTTGGGGATTGAATTGGGATTGTTTCAGAACCGCGTGAGCTTCGAACTCGATCTCTACCGCCGCAAAGTGAATGAAATGTTGCTGGATGCGCCACTACCGTCGAGCAGCGGCTACACGAGCATTTTTACCAATATCGGCAGCATGGAAAACAAAGGGGTCGAATTCGCGGTGAACTCGACCAATATCAAAGCCGGGGACTTCTCTTGGAATACCACATTCAATATTTCCGTGAATAAAAACAAGGTGCTGGCGCTTTCGGGCGGCAGCGATATCTTCTCCGGCGCAACGGTAATACGCGTAGGTGAGCCCGTCGGGTCGTTTTTCGGACGCGTGCACCAGGGAATCTGGTCTACTTCGGAAGCGGAGGAAGCCAAAAAATACAACATGCTGCCCGGTGACGTGAAGTACGCAGACCTGAACAAGGACGGCGCGATCAACGACAACGACCGTGCGATCATCGGTAAAGGTATTCCCGACGGCTTCGGTACGTTCCTGAACACATTCAGCTACAAGCAATGGTCGCTGACCGTCGATTTGCAATACATGTACGGCAATGACGTGCTCGACAGAAGTATCCACTCCGCGGAGGACCGCCAGGGTATCGCTAACAGCTACAAAACAGTGCTGAATGCATGGACGGAAACCAACCAGAACACGCCGATTGCACAGGTACGCCCGATTAACGCCTACTACACGACCAACAACGACAGCCACAAGGTAACCGACGCTTCGTTTATCCGCGGCCGTAACCTTCTGTTGGCCTACGTGTTCCCGACCAATGTGGTTTCGAAGTTGAAGCTGGACCGTCTGAGAGCTTATGCTTCCATTCAGAACTTCTTCGTGGCGACCAAGTACAAAGGCTATGACCCGGAAGTGTCCAACTCCTCATCGCCTTTCGACCAGGGATTGGGTTTGTATGACTATCCAAAACCAAGAGTATTTATGCTCGGCTTGAATATCGGTTTATAA